TGATTTTCCCTATAGCGTTTTTCAACCAATGGGGCGATGGCAATGGCAAAAAATGTAAAGGGCTGTGCTTCAACCCTAACATGGACGATTACACGCAACACTTTGAATTTTCTATGGGAACAAGGTTTTAAAATGCGCATTAACAGAGAAGAAATTTTGGATTTAATGAAAAACGCGCCCTTGAAAGAATTAGGGCAAAGGGCTTTGAGAGTGAAGCAACGCTTGCACCCTGAAAACTTGACGACTTTTATTGTGGATAGGAATATCAATTACACCAATATTTGTTTTGTGGATTGCAAGTTTTGCGCGTTCAAACGCACCTTAAAAGAAAAAGACGCCTATGTGTTGAGTTATGAGGAAATTGATCAAAAGATTGAAGAATTGCTCGCTATTGGTGGCACGCAGATCCTTTTTCAAGGGGGGGTGCACCCGCAGCTAAAGATTGATTATTATGAGAATCTAGTCAGCCATATCGCTCAAAAATTCCCCACCATTACCATTCATGGTTTTAGCGCGGTTGAAATTGATTACATTTCTAAAATCTCTAAATTGTCTTTAAAAGAAGTTTTAGAAAGGTTGAAAAACGCCGGTTTAAGCTCCATTCCAGGAGCGGGAGCAGAAATATTAAGCGATAGGGTGCGCGATGTGATCGCTCCTAAAAAATTGAGCAGTGATCGCTGGATTGAAGTGCATAGAATGGCGCATCTTTGCGGGATTAAAAGCACGGCTACCATGATGTTTGGGAGCGTGGATAATGAAGAAGATGTGGTGGAGCATTTACAAAGGGTGCGCGATTTGCAAGATGAAACCGGCGGCTTTAGGGCTTTTATTTTATGGAGTTTTCAGCCCGACAACACCCCCTTAAAAGAAGAAATCCCAAGCATTAAAAAAGCGAGTTCCAATCGGTATTTACGCTATTTGGCATGCAGTAGGATTTTTTTAGATAACATTCAAAACATACAAAGCTCATGGGTTACTCAAGGCTCTATGATAGGGCAGTTAGCCTTATTGTTTGGAGCGAATGATTTAGGGAGTGTGATGATGGAAGAAAATGTAGTGAAAGCGGCCGGAACGAGTTTTTGCATGAATGAAGCGGAAATGATAGAGCTTATTGAAGACATTGGGAGCGTGGCGGCTAAACGAAACACCGCCTATGAAATCTTAAAGCGTTATCCGGCTAAAGCAAAGGTATAAATAACATGAAAAAATTTTTAATCACTTTATTATTAGGAGTTTTTATGGGGTTACAAGCGAGCGCTTTGACACACCAAGAAATCAATCAAGCTAAAGTCCCTGTGATTTATGAAGAAAACCATTTATTGCCTATGGGGTTTATCCATTTAGCTTTTAGAGGGGGTGGGAGCTTAAGCGATAAAAACCAGTTGGGTTTGGCGAAATTATTTGCGCAAGTTTTAAATGAAGGCACTAAAGAGCTTGGTGCGGTGGGGTTTGCGCAACTTTTAGAGCAAAAAGCGATCAGTTTGAATGTGGATACCAGCGCAGAAGATTTGCAAATCACTTTAGAATTTTTAAAAGAATACGAAGATGAAGCTATCATGCACTTAAAAGAGCTTTTAAAATCCCCTAACTTCACGCAAAACGCTTTAGAAAAAGTCAAAACCCAAATGTTGGCCGCGCTTTTACAAAAAGAAAGCGATTTTGATTATTTGGCTAAATTGACTTTAAAGCAAGAGCTTTTTGCTAACACCCCTTTAGCTAACGCAGCTTTAGGCACTAAAGAGAGTCTTCAAAAAATCAAGCTAGAGGATTTGAAGCAGCAATTTTCTAAGGTCTTTGAACTCAATAAGCTCGTGGTGGTGCTTGGGGGCGATTTGAAAATCGATCAAACCCTTAAGCGTTTAGATAACGCTCTTAATTTCTTGCCGCAAGGTAAAGCGTATGAAGAGCCTTATTTTGAAACGAGCGATAAAAAAAGCGAAAAAGTCCTCTATAAAGACACTGAACAGGCTTTCGTGTATTTTGGTGCGCCCTTTAAAATCAAGGATCTAAAACAGGATCTAGCGAAATCTAAAGTCATGATGTTTGTGCTTGGGGGGGGGTTTGGCTCTCGTTTGATGGAAAAAATCAGGGTTCAAGAGGGCTTGGCTTATAGCGTGTATATCCGCTCTAATTTTTCTAAAGTGGCGCATTTTGCGAGCGGGTATTTGCAAACCAAGCTCAGCACTCAAGCTAAAAGCGTTGCTTTAGTTAAAAAAATAGTCAAAGAATTTATAGAAAAAGGCATGACGCAACAAGAATTAGACGACGCTAAAAAGTTTTTACTAGGCTCTGAGCCTTTAAGGAATGAAACGATCTCAAGCCGCTTGAACACCACTTACAATTATTTTTATTTGGGTTTGCCTTTAAATTTCAACCAAACGCTACTCAATCAAATCCAAAAAATGAGTTTGAAAGAAATCAATGATTTCATTAAAGCGCACACCGAAATCAACGACTTAACTTTTGCCATTGTGAGCAATAAAAAGAGCAA
The Helicobacter pylori genome window above contains:
- a CDS encoding dehypoxanthine futalosine cyclase, translated to MRINREEILDLMKNAPLKELGQRALRVKQRLHPENLTTFIVDRNINYTNICFVDCKFCAFKRTLKEKDAYVLSYEEIDQKIEELLAIGGTQILFQGGVHPQLKIDYYENLVSHIAQKFPTITIHGFSAVEIDYISKISKLSLKEVLERLKNAGLSSIPGAGAEILSDRVRDVIAPKKLSSDRWIEVHRMAHLCGIKSTATMMFGSVDNEEDVVEHLQRVRDLQDETGGFRAFILWSFQPDNTPLKEEIPSIKKASSNRYLRYLACSRIFLDNIQNIQSSWVTQGSMIGQLALLFGANDLGSVMMEENVVKAAGTSFCMNEAEMIELIEDIGSVAAKRNTAYEILKRYPAKAKV
- a CDS encoding M16 family metallopeptidase, whose amino-acid sequence is MKKFLITLLLGVFMGLQASALTHQEINQAKVPVIYEENHLLPMGFIHLAFRGGGSLSDKNQLGLAKLFAQVLNEGTKELGAVGFAQLLEQKAISLNVDTSAEDLQITLEFLKEYEDEAIMHLKELLKSPNFTQNALEKVKTQMLAALLQKESDFDYLAKLTLKQELFANTPLANAALGTKESLQKIKLEDLKQQFSKVFELNKLVVVLGGDLKIDQTLKRLDNALNFLPQGKAYEEPYFETSDKKSEKVLYKDTEQAFVYFGAPFKIKDLKQDLAKSKVMMFVLGGGFGSRLMEKIRVQEGLAYSVYIRSNFSKVAHFASGYLQTKLSTQAKSVALVKKIVKEFIEKGMTQQELDDAKKFLLGSEPLRNETISSRLNTTYNYFYLGLPLNFNQTLLNQIQKMSLKEINDFIKAHTEINDLTFAIVSNKKSKDK